CAGAGCCTGGCCCCCGAACAGGACGCGGCGCAGGTCCGTGGCGTTCAGCCCCGGCGTCTGAGGAACGTTCAGGCGGGACCAGCCGGGAAACCAGCGCAGGTAGGCGCTGCTGGCGTCCTTCTCAAATCCGCCCAGCGCCAGCGCCGCCGCTGGGCCGAACACGGCGGCGGCCTGCTCGCGCACCGCCGCCGCCCAGCGTTCGGCATCGAAGTCATCGGGCAGCGGACGGAAGGTCACACGCCTGACGTCGGCCCCACCGTCACGCAGGGCGGAGCGGAACATGCCGGTGCGTTCGGGGGCGCTCCAGGGGTTGTGGACGCTGCGGGCCAGGTTGGCGCTGCCCACCAACACCAGCACGCGCGGCGCGTGCTTCAGGGCGTGCTGGACGCTGCCGACATGTGCGGCGTGCGGCGGCTGGAACCGTCCCACGTAAACCGCGCCGGCAAGCGGGCTCATCCCAGTCCGGCCCTCAGTTCCGCGCTGACCCAGTCGCGCAGGCCAGACACGTCCGCGCCCAGACTGACGCGGTAGACGTGCGGATTGAGCAGTCGGCGCGTCTCGGCCGGCAACCGGGCCAGTTCCTGGCGGGCGCGGGCCTGGATGCCGGGCAGCGCGACGGCAGGCTGGGTGCGTCGGCCCCCGGCCATGACGGTCTGGCGGGCGTCTTCCCACC
This DNA window, taken from Deinococcus aerolatus, encodes the following:
- a CDS encoding adenylyltransferase/cytidyltransferase family protein; the encoded protein is MSPLAGAVYVGRFQPPHAAHVGSVQHALKHAPRVLVLVGSANLARSVHNPWSAPERTGMFRSALRDGGADVRRVTFRPLPDDFDAERWAAAVREQAAAVFGPAAALALGGFEKDASSAYLRWFPGWSRLNVPQTPGLNATDLRRVLFGGQALPAGVPAAVQAFLSAFVSTPAFARLQAEWQAVTVARAALPPGLHLTEERWLWRAGERVALHTRLGPIGRGLWELPGCQLPPGEQPRAGAEAVFAHPARSLVAPAAAHVFLGVPPPAFGFHSVPLATALARPRRFFEDHHVILTRLLGLD